A single genomic interval of Lathyrus oleraceus cultivar Zhongwan6 chromosome 7, CAAS_Psat_ZW6_1.0, whole genome shotgun sequence harbors:
- the LOC127100429 gene encoding uncharacterized protein LOC127100429 isoform X23, translating to MPSKESKITGIPGPKSNVSANATTTRSGMLSSGSSKRNQNAHPSLPKNPTPSIPSLSKNPTPSIPRMSKNPTPSISSLSKNPTYVPSIPKVDMADKCSVSRSLTKQAGKLSDTPVSILRPPSRMDQTTHQTGTIKSSGLRKPSPSIGFFSQVKASGSHSLQKSSIPCKPSESNIPKLRKLGTVSVKEARSKIVKGAAKNRTKELSHSDVNSEAIVPIDNKQKAGVEVDFDSSSFEIISKQAEVENILDDVILKSKEQGELHENEIISSMENMVLPTHEKEFLTKSQTHEQLEKDADHTLEKMSDTNELSLSDVKPEAIVQIDNKQMAGVEVDCDSSIFEIISKQAEVENILDDVILKSKEQGELHENEIISSMENMVLPTREKEFLTKSQTHEQLEKEADHTLEKVSDTKELSLSDVKPEAIMQIDNKQMAGVEVDCDSSVFEIISKQAEVENILDDVILKSKEQGELHENEIISSMENMVLPTHEKEFLTKSQTHEQLEKEADHTLEKVSDTKELSLSDVKPEAIVQIDNKQMAGVEVDCDSSVFEIISKQAEVENILDDVILKSKEQGELHENEIISSMENMVLPTHEKEFLTKSQTHEQLEKEADHTLEKVSDTKELSLSDVKPEAIVQIDNKQMPGVEGDCDSSIFEIISKQAEVENILDDVILKSKEQGELHENEIISSMENMVIPTHENELLKKSQTHEQLEKEADHTLDNKLYDVTSNGDRSSYQEPQSTLFPIMQRTSNTVQNTIGQDEDDQIKGPTGDIPPFKESLILQAEFSGEFKGYKSAKTALLNSSLDDFCKTVPEGSKQGTPCKNTEQVNCGADEFGRYEGDAQGHLLNESLIINCKKTTQSNLDAVSQQLQADQPKALNPSGVEEIGPEKENISDMNSSQPVHVTSLFSKGSPENSILGINDASEDESKIIEIKDCQLPVDDQLGFILRSPVDKECDQVIDSKAIRDRTPEFELDRLSENCITVSASSLADDNNINEDSYLPGFQKSSAVVAVNSQDVHLDSDFLPKVIVSSTEIKEQNLVEDAFEGCGFHSNEHNATNHHIEDMSVNIEGNHDVDGKVELLQINDVDEKAEFLQINDVDEKMELLQINDVEDGNHDVDEKVELLQINDVEDGNHVVLQIKDVDEKVELLQINDVEDENHDVDEKVELLQINGAEDGNRDVDEKVELLQINDVDEMVELLQINDVDEKVELLQLNDVEDGNHDVDEKVELLQINGAEDGNRDVDEKVELLQINGAEDKNRDVDEKVELLQINNVDEKVELLQINDVEDGNHDVDEKVELLRINGAEDGNCDLDENVDLLQINDVDEKVEHLQINDVDEKVEILQINDVEDGNHDVDGKVELLQINGAEDGNRDVDEKAELLQINGAEDGNHDVDEKVELLQINGAEDGNHDVDEKVELLQINGADDGNCDVDEKVELLQINDVDEKVELLQINDVEDGNHDVDEKVELLQINGAEDGNHDVEDKVELLQINDAEEGLSDILPLVETQLNMNFFSSEFDSSIEVSEDPFSTAVSLICEKQCSLSENSKLLSSDMLVNKDGNQGVDEKVELLQINGAEEGSLDISPSVEIQLENVISAEFDSSTKVSEDPCLLSEKSKLLASENSIFNATIPQGSEVSSMKLNENAISAELGSSIDVSEGPCLLSEKSKLLASENSIFNATIPEGSEVSSVKLNRNAISADLDSSIQVSEGPFTSAVAWKSEEQCLLSEKSKLLDSDNSIFIETILQGNEVGSVNSESLSDAAVTTVFENDKSPNTDMASQSKDKIDFPEEDNGKIIHLEIDATKTKQEVPIAKPPLNVAPFTEEWLAAIEAAGEEILMMKSGAVQNSPPDKVQNEPNPWSPVKKNQEIGPFDCTKITKHNIQSSDPS from the exons ATGCCGAGTAAAGAGTCAAAAATCACTGGGATACCAGGACCAAAATCCAATGTTTCTGCAAATGCAACTACCACTAGGAGTGGAATGTTGAGCTCAGGTTCCTCAAAAAGAAATCAGAATGCACATCCTA GCCTGCCAAAAAATCCTACGCCAAGCATCCCTAGCCTATCAAAAAATCCTACGCCAAGCATCCCTCGCATGTCAAAAAATCCTACACCAAGCATCTCTAGCCTGTCAAAAAATCCTACATATGTTCCAAGCATCCCTAAAGTTGATATGGCTGACAAGTGTTCTGTTAGTAGAAGTCTTACCAAGCAGGCTGGAAAACTTTCG GATACCCCAGTTTCCATACTACGTCCACCATCCAGAATGGATCAAACAACGCATCAAACAGGGACAATAAAATCATCAGGCCTACGGAAGCCATCTCCCTCCATTGGTTTCTTTTCTCAG GTAAAAGCTTCCGGTTCACACAGCTTGCAGAAAAGCTCCATACCCTGCAAACCTTCAGAGAGTAACATTCCTAAACTAAGGAAGTTGGGAACAGTTTCTGTTAAAGAAGCAAGGTCCAAAATTGTCAAAGGGGCAGCAAAGAATCGTACTAAGGAATTAAGCCATTCAGATGTCAACTCAGAAGCAATTGTGCCAATAGACAATAAGCAGAAGGCTGGTGTAGAAGTGGATTTTGATTCTTCTAGTTTTGAAATAATAAGTAAGCAAGCAGAGGTTGAAAACATTCTTGATGATGTCATCTTAAAATCTAAGGAGCAAGGAGAACTACATGAAAATGAGATCATTTCAAGCATGGAGAACATGGTATTACCTACACATGAAAAGGAATTTCTTACGAAGAGTCAGACACACGAGCAGTTGGAGAAAGACGCTGACCACACTCTGGAGAAAATGTCAGACACTAATGAATTAAGCCTTTCAGATGTCAAGCCAGAAGCAATCGTGCAAATAGACAATAAGCAGATGGCTGGTGTAGAAGTGGATTGTGATTCTTCGATTTTTGAAATAATAAGTAAGCAAGCAGAGGTTGAAAACATTCTTGATGATGTCATCTTAAAATCCAAGGAACAAGGAGAACTACATGAAAATGAGATCATTTCTAGCATGGAGAACATGGTATTACCTACACGTGAAAAGGAATTTCTTACAAAGAGTCAGACACATGAGCAGTTGGAGAAAGAGGCTGACCACACTCTGGAGAAAGTGTCAGACACTAAGGAATTAAGCCTTTCAGACGTCAAGCCAGAAGCAATCATGCAAATAGACAATAAGCAGATGGCTGGTGTAGAAGTGGATTGTGATTCTTCGGTTTTTGAAATAATAAGTAAGCAAGCAGAGGTTGAAAACATTCTTGATGATGTCATCTTAAAATCTAAGGAGCAAGGAGAACTACATGAAAATGAGATCATTTCAAGCATGGAGAACATGGTATTACCTACACATGAAAAGGAATTTCTTACGAAGAGTCAGACACATGAGCAGTTGGAGAAAGAGGCTGACCACACTCTGGAGAAAGTGTCAGACACTAAGGAATTAAGCCTTTCAGATGTCAAGCCAGAAGCAATCGTGCAAATAGACAATAAGCAGATGGCTGGTGTAGAAGTGGATTGTGATTCTTCGGTTTTTGAAATAATAAGTAAGCAAGCAGAGGTTGAAAACATTCTTGATGATGTTATCTTAAAATCCAAGGAACAAGGAGAACTACATGAAAATGAGATCATTTCTAGCATGGAGAACATGGTATTACCTACACATGAAAAGGAATTTCTTACAAAGAGTCAGACACATGAGCAGTTGGAGAAAGAGGCTGACCACACTCTGGAGAAAGTGTCAGACACTAAGGAATTAAGCCTTTCAGATGTCAAGCCAGAAGCAATCGTGCAAATAGACAATAAGCAGATGCCTGGTGTAGAAGGGGATTGTGATTCTTCGATTTTTGAAATAATAAGTAAGCAAGCAGAGGTTGAAAACATTCTTGATGATGTCATCTTAAAATCCAAGGAGCAAGGAGAACTACATGAAAATGAGATCATTTCTAGCATGGAGAACATGGTAATACCTACACATGAGAATGAACTTCTTAAAAAGAGTCAGACACATGAGCAGTTGGAGAAAGAGGCCGACCACACTCTGGATAACAAGTTATATGATGTTACGTCAAATGGGGACCGGTCTTCATATCAGGAACCACAGTCTACGCTCTTTCCTATCATGCAGAGAACTTCTAATACTGTGCAGAATACCATAGGACAAGATGAAGATGATCAAATCAAAGGGCCCACCGGTGACATTCCGCCTTTCAAGGAAAGTTTGATACTACAGGCAGAGTTTTCAGGAGAGTTTAAGGGATACAAGAGTGCCAAGACTGCACTTTTAAATTCTAGCCTTGATGATTTTTGCAAAACTGTCCCCGAAGGATCTAAACAAGGAACCCCGTGTAAGAATACTGAACAGGTAAATTGTGGTGCTGATGAATTTGGTAGATATGAAGGAGATGCACAGGGGCATTTATTGAACGAGAGTCTCATAATCAATTGCAAAAAAACCACCCAAAGTAATTTAGACGCAGTTAGTCAGCAGTTACAGGCAGACCAACCCAAGGCTCTAAATCCTAGTGGTGTAGAAGAAATTGGACCGGAAAAAGAAAATATCTCTGATATGAACAGTTCTCAGCCAGTTCATGTGACGAGCTTATTTTCCAAAGGTTCTCCTGAAAATTCCATACTAGGAATCAATGACGCTTCTGAGGATGAATCTAAAATAATTGAGATCAAAGACTGTCAGCTTCCTGTAGATGATCAATTAGGTTTCATCCTGAGAAGCCCAGTGGATAAGGAATGTGACCAGGTTATTGACTCAAAAGCAATCCGTGATAGAACTCCGGAGTTTGAATTGGATAGGTTGAGTGAAAATTGTATAACTGTTTCAGCATCTTCATTGGCAGATGATAATAACATAAATGAAGATTCCTATCTTCCTGGGTTTCAAAAGTCTAGTGCTGTTGTTGCTGTAAATTCCCAGGATGTTCACTTGGATAGTGACTTTCTGCCAAAAGTTATTGTTTCATCTACAGAAATCAAGGAGCAAAATTTAGTTGAGGATGCATTTGAAGGATGCGGGTTCCATAGCAATGAGCACAATGCTACCAATCATCATATTGAAGATATGTCTGTAAACATAGAGGGAAATCATGATGTCGATGGAAAGGTGGAACTTCTGCAAATCAATGATGTGGATGAAAAGGCGGAATTTTTGCAAATCAATGATGTGGATGAAAAGATGGAACTCTTGCAAATCAATGATGTAGAAGATGGAAATCATGATGTGGATGAAAAGGTGGAACTTTTGCAAATCAATGATGTAGAAGATGGAAATCATGTTGTGTTGCAAATCAAGGATGTGGATGAAAAGGTGGAACTTTTGCAAATCAATGATGTAGAAGATGAAAATCATGATGTGGATGAAAAGGTGGAACTCTTGCAAATCAATGGTGCAGAAGATGGAAATCGTGATGTGGACGAAAAGGTGGAACTTTTGCAAATAAATGATGTGGACGAAATGGTGGAACTTTTGCAAATCAATGATGTGGATGAAAAGGTGGAACTTTTGCAACTCAATGATGTAGAAGATGGAAATCATGACGTGGATGAAAAGGTGGAACTCTTGCAAATCAACGGGGCGGAAGATGGAAATCGTGATGTGGATGAAAAGGTGGAACTTTTGCAAATCAATGGTGCAGAAGATAAAAATCGTGATGTGGATGAAAAGGTGGAACTTTTGCAAATCAATAATGTAGATGAAAAGGTGGAACTTTTGCAAATCAATGATGTGGAAGATGGAAATCATGATGTGGATGAAAAGGTGGAACTCTTGCGAATCAATGGTGCAGAAGATGGAAATTGTGATTTGGATGAAAATGTGGATCTTTTGCAGATCAATGATGTGGATGAAAAGGTGGAACATTTGCAAATCAATGATGTGGATGAAAAGGTGGAAATTTTGCAAATCAATGATGTAGAAGATGGAAATCATGATGTGGATGGAAAG GTGGAACTCTTGCAAATCAATGGTGCAGAAGATGGAAATCGTGATGTGGATGAAAAG GCGGAACTCTTGCAAATCAATGGTGCAGAAGATGGAAATCATGATGTGGATGAAAAGGTGGAACTCTTGCAAATCAATGGTGCAGAAGATGGAAATCATGATGTGGATGAAAAGGTGGAACTGTTGCAAATCAATGGTGCAGACGATGGAAATTGTGATGTGGACGAAAAGGTGGAACTTTTGCAAATCAATGATGTGGATGAAAAGGTGGAACTTTTGCAAATCAACGATGTAGAAGATGGAAATCATGATGTGGATGAAAAGGTGGAACTCTTGCAAATCAATGGTGCAGAAGATGGAAATCATGATGTGGAAGACAAGGTTGAACTTTTGCAAATCAATGATGCTGAAGAAGGTTTGTCGGATATACTGCCTTTAGTTGAAACTCAACTCAATATGAACTTTTTTTCTTCTGAATTTGACTCTTCTATTGAAGTGAGTGAAGATCCCTTTTCAACTGCAGTTTCTTTGATATGTGAGAAGCAGTGTAGTTTAAGTGAAAATTCAAAGTTACTAAGTTCAGATATGCTTGTAAACAAAGATGGAAATCAAGGTGTCGATGAAAAAGTGGAACTTTTGCAAATCAACGGTGCAGAAGAAGGTTCATTAGATATATCTCCTTCAGTTGAAATTCAACTCGAGAATGTTATTTCTGCTGAATTTGATTCTTCTACTAAAGTGAGTGAAGATCCATGTCTTTTAAgtgaaaaatcaaaattattAGCTTCAGAGAATTCAATCTTCAATGCAACAATCCCACAAGGCAGCGAAGTTAGTTCAATGAAACTCAATGAGAACGCTATTTCTGCTGAATTAGGTTCTTCTATTGATGTGAGTGAAGGCCCCTGTCTTTTAAgtgaaaaatcaaaattattAGCTTCAGAGAATTCAATCTTCAACGCAACAATCCCAGAAGGCAGCGAAGTTAGTTCAGTGAAACTCAATAGGAATGCTATTTCTGCTGATTTAGATTCTTCTATTCAAGTGAGTGAAGGCCCCTTTACTAGTGCAGTTGCTTGGAAATCTGAGGAGCAATGTCTTTTAAGTGAAAAATCGAAGTTACTAGATTCAGATAATTCAATCTTCATTGAAACAATCCTACAAGGTAATGAAGTTGGTTCAGTGAACAGTGAAAGTTTATCAGATGCAGCTGTAACTACTGTCTTTGAGAATGATAAGTCTCCTAATACTGACATGGCAAGTCAGTCAAAAGACAAAATCGACTTTCCAGAAGAAGACAACGGCAAAATAATTCATCT CGAAATAGATGCAACTAAAACCAAGCAGGAAGTTCCGATAGCGAAGCCTCCACTGAATGTTGCTCCCTTTACTGAGGAATGGTTAGCTGCAATAGAAGCAGCTGGAGAG GAGATTTTAATGATGAAGAGTGGCGCTGTACAAAACTCTCCTCCTGACAAAGTCCAGAATGAACCGAACCCTTGGTCACCG GtgaagaaaaatcaagagatTGGACCATTTGATTGTACTAAAATAACCAAACATAACATCCAGAGTTCCGATCCATCGTGA
- the LOC127100429 gene encoding uncharacterized protein LOC127100429 isoform X49 has translation MPSKESKITGIPGPKSNVSANATTTRSGMLSSGSSKRNQNAHPSLPKNPTPSIPSLSKNPTPSIPRMSKNPTPSISSLSKNPTYVPSIPKVDMADKCSVSRSLTKQAGKLSDTPVSILRPPSRMDQTTHQTGTIKSSGLRKPSPSIGFFSQVKASGSHSLQKSSIPCKPSESNIPKLRKLGTVSVKEARSKIVKGAAKNRTKELSHSDVNSEAIVPIDNKQKAGVEVDFDSSSFEIISKQAEVENILDDVILKSKEQGELHENEIISSMENMVLPTHEKEFLTKSQTHEQLEKDADHTLEKMSDTNELSLSDVKPEAIVQIDNKQMAGVEVDCDSSIFEIISKQAEVENILDDVILKSKEQGELHENEIISSMENMVLPTREKEFLTKSQTHEQLEKEADHTLEKVSDTKELSLSDVKPEAIMQIDNKQMAGVEVDCDSSVFEIISKQAEVENILDDVILKSKEQGELHENEIISSMENMVLPTHEKEFLTKSQTHEQLEKEADHTLEKVSDTKELSLSDVKPEAIVQIDNKQMAGVEVDCDSSVFEIISKQAEVENILDDVILKSKEQGELHENEIISSMENMVLPTHEKEFLTKSQTHEQLEKEADHTLEKVSDTKELSLSDVKPEAIVQIDNKQMPGVEGDCDSSIFEIISKQAEVENILDDVILKSKEQGELHENEIISSMENMVIPTHENELLKKSQTHEQLEKEADHTLDNKLYDVTSNGDRSSYQEPQSTLFPIMQRTSNTVQNTIGQDEDDQIKGPTGDIPPFKESLILQAEFSGEFKGYKSAKTALLNSSLDDFCKTVPEGSKQGTPCKNTEQVNCGADEFGRYEGDAQGHLLNESLIINCKKTTQSNLDAVSQQLQADQPKALNPSGVEEIGPEKENISDMNSSQPVHVTSLFSKGSPENSILGINDASEDESKIIEIKDCQLPVDDQLGFILRSPVDKECDQVIDSKAIRDRTPEFELDRLSENCITVSASSLADDNNINEDSYLPGFQKSSAVVAVNSQDVHLDSDFLPKVIVSSTEIKEQNLVEDAFEGCGFHSNEHNATNHHIEDMSVNIEGNHDVDGKVELLQINDVDEKVELLQINDVDEKVELLQINDVDKTVELLQINDVEDGNHDVDEKAELLQINGAEDGNHDVDEKVELLQINGAEDGNHDVDEKVELLQINGADDGNCDVDEKVELLQINDVDEKVELLQINDVEDGNHDVDEKVELLQINGAEDGNHDVEDKVELLQINDAEEGLSDILPLVETQLNMNFFSSEFDSSIEVSEDPFSTAVSLICEKQCSLSENSKLLSSDMLVNKDGNQGVDEKVELLQINGAEEGSLDISPSVEIQLENVISAEFDSSTKVSEDPCLLSEKSKLLASENSIFNATIPQGSEVSSMKLNENAISAELGSSIDVSEGPCLLSEKSKLLASENSIFNATIPEGSEVSSVKLNRNAISADLDSSIQVSEGPFTSAVAWKSEEQCLLSEKSKLLDSDNSIFIETILQGNEVGSVNSESLSDAAVTTVFENDKSPNTDMASQSKDKIDFPEEDNGKIIHLEIDATKTKQEVPIAKPPLNVAPFTEEWLAAIEAAGEEILMMKSGAVQNSPPDKVQNEPNPWSPVKKNQEIGPFDCTKITKHNIQSSDPS, from the exons ATGCCGAGTAAAGAGTCAAAAATCACTGGGATACCAGGACCAAAATCCAATGTTTCTGCAAATGCAACTACCACTAGGAGTGGAATGTTGAGCTCAGGTTCCTCAAAAAGAAATCAGAATGCACATCCTA GCCTGCCAAAAAATCCTACGCCAAGCATCCCTAGCCTATCAAAAAATCCTACGCCAAGCATCCCTCGCATGTCAAAAAATCCTACACCAAGCATCTCTAGCCTGTCAAAAAATCCTACATATGTTCCAAGCATCCCTAAAGTTGATATGGCTGACAAGTGTTCTGTTAGTAGAAGTCTTACCAAGCAGGCTGGAAAACTTTCG GATACCCCAGTTTCCATACTACGTCCACCATCCAGAATGGATCAAACAACGCATCAAACAGGGACAATAAAATCATCAGGCCTACGGAAGCCATCTCCCTCCATTGGTTTCTTTTCTCAG GTAAAAGCTTCCGGTTCACACAGCTTGCAGAAAAGCTCCATACCCTGCAAACCTTCAGAGAGTAACATTCCTAAACTAAGGAAGTTGGGAACAGTTTCTGTTAAAGAAGCAAGGTCCAAAATTGTCAAAGGGGCAGCAAAGAATCGTACTAAGGAATTAAGCCATTCAGATGTCAACTCAGAAGCAATTGTGCCAATAGACAATAAGCAGAAGGCTGGTGTAGAAGTGGATTTTGATTCTTCTAGTTTTGAAATAATAAGTAAGCAAGCAGAGGTTGAAAACATTCTTGATGATGTCATCTTAAAATCTAAGGAGCAAGGAGAACTACATGAAAATGAGATCATTTCAAGCATGGAGAACATGGTATTACCTACACATGAAAAGGAATTTCTTACGAAGAGTCAGACACACGAGCAGTTGGAGAAAGACGCTGACCACACTCTGGAGAAAATGTCAGACACTAATGAATTAAGCCTTTCAGATGTCAAGCCAGAAGCAATCGTGCAAATAGACAATAAGCAGATGGCTGGTGTAGAAGTGGATTGTGATTCTTCGATTTTTGAAATAATAAGTAAGCAAGCAGAGGTTGAAAACATTCTTGATGATGTCATCTTAAAATCCAAGGAACAAGGAGAACTACATGAAAATGAGATCATTTCTAGCATGGAGAACATGGTATTACCTACACGTGAAAAGGAATTTCTTACAAAGAGTCAGACACATGAGCAGTTGGAGAAAGAGGCTGACCACACTCTGGAGAAAGTGTCAGACACTAAGGAATTAAGCCTTTCAGACGTCAAGCCAGAAGCAATCATGCAAATAGACAATAAGCAGATGGCTGGTGTAGAAGTGGATTGTGATTCTTCGGTTTTTGAAATAATAAGTAAGCAAGCAGAGGTTGAAAACATTCTTGATGATGTCATCTTAAAATCTAAGGAGCAAGGAGAACTACATGAAAATGAGATCATTTCAAGCATGGAGAACATGGTATTACCTACACATGAAAAGGAATTTCTTACGAAGAGTCAGACACATGAGCAGTTGGAGAAAGAGGCTGACCACACTCTGGAGAAAGTGTCAGACACTAAGGAATTAAGCCTTTCAGATGTCAAGCCAGAAGCAATCGTGCAAATAGACAATAAGCAGATGGCTGGTGTAGAAGTGGATTGTGATTCTTCGGTTTTTGAAATAATAAGTAAGCAAGCAGAGGTTGAAAACATTCTTGATGATGTTATCTTAAAATCCAAGGAACAAGGAGAACTACATGAAAATGAGATCATTTCTAGCATGGAGAACATGGTATTACCTACACATGAAAAGGAATTTCTTACAAAGAGTCAGACACATGAGCAGTTGGAGAAAGAGGCTGACCACACTCTGGAGAAAGTGTCAGACACTAAGGAATTAAGCCTTTCAGATGTCAAGCCAGAAGCAATCGTGCAAATAGACAATAAGCAGATGCCTGGTGTAGAAGGGGATTGTGATTCTTCGATTTTTGAAATAATAAGTAAGCAAGCAGAGGTTGAAAACATTCTTGATGATGTCATCTTAAAATCCAAGGAGCAAGGAGAACTACATGAAAATGAGATCATTTCTAGCATGGAGAACATGGTAATACCTACACATGAGAATGAACTTCTTAAAAAGAGTCAGACACATGAGCAGTTGGAGAAAGAGGCCGACCACACTCTGGATAACAAGTTATATGATGTTACGTCAAATGGGGACCGGTCTTCATATCAGGAACCACAGTCTACGCTCTTTCCTATCATGCAGAGAACTTCTAATACTGTGCAGAATACCATAGGACAAGATGAAGATGATCAAATCAAAGGGCCCACCGGTGACATTCCGCCTTTCAAGGAAAGTTTGATACTACAGGCAGAGTTTTCAGGAGAGTTTAAGGGATACAAGAGTGCCAAGACTGCACTTTTAAATTCTAGCCTTGATGATTTTTGCAAAACTGTCCCCGAAGGATCTAAACAAGGAACCCCGTGTAAGAATACTGAACAGGTAAATTGTGGTGCTGATGAATTTGGTAGATATGAAGGAGATGCACAGGGGCATTTATTGAACGAGAGTCTCATAATCAATTGCAAAAAAACCACCCAAAGTAATTTAGACGCAGTTAGTCAGCAGTTACAGGCAGACCAACCCAAGGCTCTAAATCCTAGTGGTGTAGAAGAAATTGGACCGGAAAAAGAAAATATCTCTGATATGAACAGTTCTCAGCCAGTTCATGTGACGAGCTTATTTTCCAAAGGTTCTCCTGAAAATTCCATACTAGGAATCAATGACGCTTCTGAGGATGAATCTAAAATAATTGAGATCAAAGACTGTCAGCTTCCTGTAGATGATCAATTAGGTTTCATCCTGAGAAGCCCAGTGGATAAGGAATGTGACCAGGTTATTGACTCAAAAGCAATCCGTGATAGAACTCCGGAGTTTGAATTGGATAGGTTGAGTGAAAATTGTATAACTGTTTCAGCATCTTCATTGGCAGATGATAATAACATAAATGAAGATTCCTATCTTCCTGGGTTTCAAAAGTCTAGTGCTGTTGTTGCTGTAAATTCCCAGGATGTTCACTTGGATAGTGACTTTCTGCCAAAAGTTATTGTTTCATCTACAGAAATCAAGGAGCAAAATTTAGTTGAGGATGCATTTGAAGGATGCGGGTTCCATAGCAATGAGCACAATGCTACCAATCATCATATTGAAGATATGTCTGTAAACATAGAGGGAAATCATGATGTCGATGGAAAG GTGGAACTTTTGCAAATCAATGATGTGGATGAAAAG GTGGAACTTTTGCAAATCAATGATGTGGATGAAAAGGTGGAACTTTTGCAAATTAATGATGTGGATAAAACGGTGGAACTTTTGCAAATCAATGATGTAGAAGATGGAAATCATGACGTGGATGAAAAGGCGGAACTCTTGCAAATCAATGGTGCAGAAGATGGAAATCATGATGTGGATGAAAAGGTGGAACTCTTGCAAATCAATGGTGCAGAAGATGGAAATCATGATGTGGATGAAAAGGTGGAACTGTTGCAAATCAATGGTGCAGACGATGGAAATTGTGATGTGGACGAAAAGGTGGAACTTTTGCAAATCAATGATGTGGATGAAAAGGTGGAACTTTTGCAAATCAACGATGTAGAAGATGGAAATCATGATGTGGATGAAAAGGTGGAACTCTTGCAAATCAATGGTGCAGAAGATGGAAATCATGATGTGGAAGACAAGGTTGAACTTTTGCAAATCAATGATGCTGAAGAAGGTTTGTCGGATATACTGCCTTTAGTTGAAACTCAACTCAATATGAACTTTTTTTCTTCTGAATTTGACTCTTCTATTGAAGTGAGTGAAGATCCCTTTTCAACTGCAGTTTCTTTGATATGTGAGAAGCAGTGTAGTTTAAGTGAAAATTCAAAGTTACTAAGTTCAGATATGCTTGTAAACAAAGATGGAAATCAAGGTGTCGATGAAAAAGTGGAACTTTTGCAAATCAACGGTGCAGAAGAAGGTTCATTAGATATATCTCCTTCAGTTGAAATTCAACTCGAGAATGTTATTTCTGCTGAATTTGATTCTTCTACTAAAGTGAGTGAAGATCCATGTCTTTTAAgtgaaaaatcaaaattattAGCTTCAGAGAATTCAATCTTCAATGCAACAATCCCACAAGGCAGCGAAGTTAGTTCAATGAAACTCAATGAGAACGCTATTTCTGCTGAATTAGGTTCTTCTATTGATGTGAGTGAAGGCCCCTGTCTTTTAAgtgaaaaatcaaaattattAGCTTCAGAGAATTCAATCTTCAACGCAACAATCCCAGAAGGCAGCGAAGTTAGTTCAGTGAAACTCAATAGGAATGCTATTTCTGCTGATTTAGATTCTTCTATTCAAGTGAGTGAAGGCCCCTTTACTAGTGCAGTTGCTTGGAAATCTGAGGAGCAATGTCTTTTAAGTGAAAAATCGAAGTTACTAGATTCAGATAATTCAATCTTCATTGAAACAATCCTACAAGGTAATGAAGTTGGTTCAGTGAACAGTGAAAGTTTATCAGATGCAGCTGTAACTACTGTCTTTGAGAATGATAAGTCTCCTAATACTGACATGGCAAGTCAGTCAAAAGACAAAATCGACTTTCCAGAAGAAGACAACGGCAAAATAATTCATCT CGAAATAGATGCAACTAAAACCAAGCAGGAAGTTCCGATAGCGAAGCCTCCACTGAATGTTGCTCCCTTTACTGAGGAATGGTTAGCTGCAATAGAAGCAGCTGGAGAG GAGATTTTAATGATGAAGAGTGGCGCTGTACAAAACTCTCCTCCTGACAAAGTCCAGAATGAACCGAACCCTTGGTCACCG GtgaagaaaaatcaagagatTGGACCATTTGATTGTACTAAAATAACCAAACATAACATCCAGAGTTCCGATCCATCGTGA